Below is a window of Yersinia kristensenii DNA.
CCGCTATTGGTTAATTACCAATAGCAATGGCCGACAGACAGAAGTTCAGGGCGAAGGAGTCATTGGCGAACAGCCATTGATCCTGCCAGGTAACGAGTTTCAATACACCAGCGGAGCTGTTCTAGAAACGCCGCTGGGTACCATGGAAGGGCACTATGAGATGGTTGACCACCTTGGTCAGGCTTTCCGTACTGTGATTCCGGTGTTCCGTTTAGCGATCCCCGCACTTATCCATTAACCCTGACCTCAACTATGTCTACTTATCTTATTGGCGATGTTCATGGCTGCCTTGATGAGTTACTCGCGCTATTAGCGCAGGTGAACTTTGATTCGCAGCAAGATACCTTGTGGCTGACCGGTGATTTAGTTGCCCGAGGCCCGGCTTCACTGGATGTATTACGTTACGTCCGCTCACTGGGGCCAGCCGTCCGGATGGTTCTGGGTAACCATGACCTGCATTTGCTGGCGGTTTATGCTGGCATCAGCCGCAATAAACCCAAAGACCGTATCACTCCACTGCTTGAAGCCCCTGATGCTGACGAGCTCATTAATTGGTTACGTCGCCAACCGGTTTTGCAGGTTGATGACGAATTAAAATTGATTATGGCCCACGCCGGTATTACCCCTCAGTGGGATATCGAAACAGCCCAGATGTGTGCCCGTGAAGTAGAGGCCGTCTTAAGCAGTGATAG
It encodes the following:
- the apaG gene encoding Co2+/Mg2+ efflux protein ApaG, which codes for MIEQPRVCVQVQSIYVETQSIPDEERFVFAYTVTIRNLGRSNVQLIGRYWLITNSNGRQTEVQGEGVIGEQPLILPGNEFQYTSGAVLETPLGTMEGHYEMVDHLGQAFRTVIPVFRLAIPALIH
- the apaH gene encoding bis(5'-nucleosyl)-tetraphosphatase (symmetrical) ApaH; amino-acid sequence: MSTYLIGDVHGCLDELLALLAQVNFDSQQDTLWLTGDLVARGPASLDVLRYVRSLGPAVRMVLGNHDLHLLAVYAGISRNKPKDRITPLLEAPDADELINWLRRQPVLQVDDELKLIMAHAGITPQWDIETAQMCAREVEAVLSSDSYPLFLDAMYGDMPNNWSPELTGLARLRFSTNALTRMRFCFPNGQLDMICKDTPENAPAPLKPWFELPRLVSPEYSIIFGHWASLEGKGVPEGIYGLDTGCCWGGNLTLLRWEDKRYFTQPAFKVEAETTQTDEITAAVKDPSNYL